A single genomic interval of Sceloporus undulatus isolate JIND9_A2432 ecotype Alabama chromosome 2, SceUnd_v1.1, whole genome shotgun sequence harbors:
- the SLC26A11 gene encoding sodium-independent sulfate anion transporter isoform X2, with product MAERDQEWQGLCCRAAKKRLPVLRWLPKYSLQWLQLDFVAGLTVGLTVVPQALAYAAVAGLPVQYGLYSSFMGCFVYCFLGTSKDVTLGPTAIMSLLVSSYAFHDPTYAILLAFLSGCIQLAMGLLHLGFLLDFISYPVIKGFTSAAAVTIGFNQVKTLLGLQNIPRQFVLQVYYTFRRIGETRIWDAILGVFCLIFLVGLQQMKKGIPRIHQMERLYVRASHLIVWTATTARNALVVLFAGLVAYSFQVTGFQPFTLTGATPQGLPPFQPPMFSKVTPNGTISFQEMVQAMGAGLAVVPLMGLLETVAIAKAFASQHNYQIDPNQELLAMGFTNLLGSFVLSYPVTGSFGRTALNAQTGLDLVPLCVTFLLCFWEVQYGIIAGVLVSGILLLYPLARPQIKVLEHEALFIQPASGLYFPAIEFLRDTVQKQALSEPRLRSVILDCTHVSSIDYTVVLGLSELLHEFQRRRLSLAFVGLQSHVLQVLLAADLEGFYNFPSLKDAEKSIEEELCNASDILFNDGSESILPTSGIIQ from the exons ATGGCAGAGAGAGACCAAGAATGGCAGGGACTATGCTGCAGAGCAGCCAAGAAGAGACTGCCGGTGCTCAGGTGGCTACCCAAGTATTCGCTCCAATGGCTGCAGCTCGATTTTGTTGCTGGACTTACCGTGGGGCTGACAGTTGTGCCTCAAGCTCTTGCGTATGCTGCAGTGGCTGGTCTTCCAGTGCAG TATGGCCTCTATTCCTCCTTCATGGGCTGCTTCGTCTACTGCTTTTTGGGCACCTCAAAAGATGTAACACTGGGACCCACAGCTATCATGTCACTATTGGTCTCATCATATGCATTCCATGACCCCACTTATGCCATCCTGcttgctttcctctcaggctgcatccagttGGCTATGGGGCTACTGCATCTAG GTTTCCTCTTGGACTTTATCTCTTACCCTGTTATTAAAGGGTTCACTTCagctgctgcagtcaccattGGCTTCAACCAGGTCAAG aCACTCCTAGGCTTACAGAACATCCCACGACAGTTTGTCCTGCAAGTGTATTACACCTTCCGCAGAATTGGTGAGACAAG GATCTGGGATGCCATCCTTGGGGTTTTCTGCCTGATATTCCTTGTGGGATTGCAACAAATGAAGAAGGGAATCCCTAGGATCCACCAGATGGAAAGGTTGTATGTCAGAGCCAGTCATCTTATAGTCTGGACAGCAACAACAG CCCGTAATGCTCTTGTGGTCTTGTTTGCTGGTCTTGTGGCTTATTCCTTCCAAGTGACTGGATTCCAGCCATTCACTCTCACAGGAGCCACACCCCAAGGACTGCCTCCATTCCAGCCACCAATGTTCTCCAAAGTCACTCCCAATGGGACAATTTCCTTTCAAGAGATGGTGCAG gcAATGGGTGCTGGCCTGGCTGTGGTGCCTCTTATGGGACTGCTAGAGACAGTGGCTATTGCAAAAGCATTCG cTTCTCAGCATAACTACCAAATTGATCCTAACCAGGAGCTCTTAGCTATGG GTTTCACCAACCTTTTAGGATCCTTTGTCTTATCCTACCCTGTAACAGGGAGCTTTGGACG AACAGCACTGAATGCACAAACAG ggCTGGACCTAGTGCCACTGTGTGTGACATTCTTGCTGTGCTTCTGGGAGGTGCAGTATGGCATTATAGCAGGAGTGCTGGTATCTGGCATTCTCCTGCTCTATCCCCTTGCCAGGCCACAGATAAAG GTCTTAGAACATGAGGCATTATTCATACAGCCTGCCAGTGGCCTCTATTTCCCTGCAATTGAGTTTCTCCGGGATACTGTACAGAAACAGGCCCTATCAG AGCCTCGACTGCGCAGTGTTATCTTGGACTGCACCCATGTCAGCAGCATTGACTACACTGTTGTATTGGGCTTGTCTGAGCTGCTCCATGAGTTCCAGCGCAGGAGACTCTCCCTGGCCTTTGTTGGCTTGCAG TCTCATGTTCTCCAGGTCTTGCTGGCTGCTGATCTGGAAGGTTTCTATAATTTTCCCAGCCTCAAGGATGCAG agaagagTATCGAAGAGGAACTGTGCAATGCCAGTGATATCTTGTTTAATGATGGCAGTGAAAGCATATTGCCAACATCAGGGATCATCCAGTGA
- the SLC26A11 gene encoding sodium-independent sulfate anion transporter isoform X1 produces the protein MAERDQEWQGLCCRAAKKRLPVLRWLPKYSLQWLQLDFVAGLTVGLTVVPQALAYAAVAGLPVQYGLYSSFMGCFVYCFLGTSKDVTLGPTAIMSLLVSSYAFHDPTYAILLAFLSGCIQLAMGLLHLGFLLDFISYPVIKGFTSAAAVTIGFNQVKTLLGLQNIPRQFVLQVYYTFRRIGETRIWDAILGVFCLIFLVGLQQMKKGIPRIHQMERLYVRASHLIVWTATTARNALVVLFAGLVAYSFQVTGFQPFTLTGATPQGLPPFQPPMFSKVTPNGTISFQEMVQAMGAGLAVVPLMGLLETVAIAKAFASQHNYQIDPNQELLAMGFTNLLGSFVLSYPVTGSFGRTALNAQTGVCTPAGGLITGALVLLSLAYLTSLFYYIPKAALAAVIICAVAPMFDAKIFHTLWQVKRLDLVPLCVTFLLCFWEVQYGIIAGVLVSGILLLYPLARPQIKVLEHEALFIQPASGLYFPAIEFLRDTVQKQALSEPRLRSVILDCTHVSSIDYTVVLGLSELLHEFQRRRLSLAFVGLQSHVLQVLLAADLEGFYNFPSLKDAEKSIEEELCNASDILFNDGSESILPTSGIIQ, from the exons ATGGCAGAGAGAGACCAAGAATGGCAGGGACTATGCTGCAGAGCAGCCAAGAAGAGACTGCCGGTGCTCAGGTGGCTACCCAAGTATTCGCTCCAATGGCTGCAGCTCGATTTTGTTGCTGGACTTACCGTGGGGCTGACAGTTGTGCCTCAAGCTCTTGCGTATGCTGCAGTGGCTGGTCTTCCAGTGCAG TATGGCCTCTATTCCTCCTTCATGGGCTGCTTCGTCTACTGCTTTTTGGGCACCTCAAAAGATGTAACACTGGGACCCACAGCTATCATGTCACTATTGGTCTCATCATATGCATTCCATGACCCCACTTATGCCATCCTGcttgctttcctctcaggctgcatccagttGGCTATGGGGCTACTGCATCTAG GTTTCCTCTTGGACTTTATCTCTTACCCTGTTATTAAAGGGTTCACTTCagctgctgcagtcaccattGGCTTCAACCAGGTCAAG aCACTCCTAGGCTTACAGAACATCCCACGACAGTTTGTCCTGCAAGTGTATTACACCTTCCGCAGAATTGGTGAGACAAG GATCTGGGATGCCATCCTTGGGGTTTTCTGCCTGATATTCCTTGTGGGATTGCAACAAATGAAGAAGGGAATCCCTAGGATCCACCAGATGGAAAGGTTGTATGTCAGAGCCAGTCATCTTATAGTCTGGACAGCAACAACAG CCCGTAATGCTCTTGTGGTCTTGTTTGCTGGTCTTGTGGCTTATTCCTTCCAAGTGACTGGATTCCAGCCATTCACTCTCACAGGAGCCACACCCCAAGGACTGCCTCCATTCCAGCCACCAATGTTCTCCAAAGTCACTCCCAATGGGACAATTTCCTTTCAAGAGATGGTGCAG gcAATGGGTGCTGGCCTGGCTGTGGTGCCTCTTATGGGACTGCTAGAGACAGTGGCTATTGCAAAAGCATTCG cTTCTCAGCATAACTACCAAATTGATCCTAACCAGGAGCTCTTAGCTATGG GTTTCACCAACCTTTTAGGATCCTTTGTCTTATCCTACCCTGTAACAGGGAGCTTTGGACG AACAGCACTGAATGCACAAACAGGTGTGTGCACCCCTGCAGGGGGATTGATCACAG GAGCTCTGGTGTTACTGTCTCTTGCCTACCTTACTTCTCTCTTCTACTACATTCCCAAGGCAGCGCTGGCTGCTGTCATCATCTGTGCTGTGGCTCCCATGTTTGATGCCAAGATCTTCCACACATTATGGCAGGTCAAAA ggCTGGACCTAGTGCCACTGTGTGTGACATTCTTGCTGTGCTTCTGGGAGGTGCAGTATGGCATTATAGCAGGAGTGCTGGTATCTGGCATTCTCCTGCTCTATCCCCTTGCCAGGCCACAGATAAAG GTCTTAGAACATGAGGCATTATTCATACAGCCTGCCAGTGGCCTCTATTTCCCTGCAATTGAGTTTCTCCGGGATACTGTACAGAAACAGGCCCTATCAG AGCCTCGACTGCGCAGTGTTATCTTGGACTGCACCCATGTCAGCAGCATTGACTACACTGTTGTATTGGGCTTGTCTGAGCTGCTCCATGAGTTCCAGCGCAGGAGACTCTCCCTGGCCTTTGTTGGCTTGCAG TCTCATGTTCTCCAGGTCTTGCTGGCTGCTGATCTGGAAGGTTTCTATAATTTTCCCAGCCTCAAGGATGCAG agaagagTATCGAAGAGGAACTGTGCAATGCCAGTGATATCTTGTTTAATGATGGCAGTGAAAGCATATTGCCAACATCAGGGATCATCCAGTGA
- the SLC26A11 gene encoding sodium-independent sulfate anion transporter isoform X4, protein MAGTMLQSSQEETAGAQVATQVFAPMAAARFCCWTYRGADSCASSSCVCCSGWSSSAGFLLDFISYPVIKGFTSAAAVTIGFNQVKTLLGLQNIPRQFVLQVYYTFRRIGETRIWDAILGVFCLIFLVGLQQMKKGIPRIHQMERLYVRASHLIVWTATTARNALVVLFAGLVAYSFQVTGFQPFTLTGATPQGLPPFQPPMFSKVTPNGTISFQEMVQAMGAGLAVVPLMGLLETVAIAKAFASQHNYQIDPNQELLAMGFTNLLGSFVLSYPVTGSFGRTALNAQTGVCTPAGGLITGALVLLSLAYLTSLFYYIPKAALAAVIICAVAPMFDAKIFHTLWQVKRLDLVPLCVTFLLCFWEVQYGIIAGVLVSGILLLYPLARPQIKVLEHEALFIQPASGLYFPAIEFLRDTVQKQALSEPRLRSVILDCTHVSSIDYTVVLGLSELLHEFQRRRLSLAFVGLQSHVLQVLLAADLEGFYNFPSLKDAEKSIEEELCNASDILFNDGSESILPTSGIIQ, encoded by the exons ATGGCAGGGACTATGCTGCAGAGCAGCCAAGAAGAGACTGCCGGTGCTCAGGTGGCTACCCAAGTATTCGCTCCAATGGCTGCAGCTCGATTTTGTTGCTGGACTTACCGTGGGGCTGACAGTTGTGCCTCAAGCTCTTGCGTATGCTGCAGTGGCTGGTCTTCCAGTGCAG GTTTCCTCTTGGACTTTATCTCTTACCCTGTTATTAAAGGGTTCACTTCagctgctgcagtcaccattGGCTTCAACCAGGTCAAG aCACTCCTAGGCTTACAGAACATCCCACGACAGTTTGTCCTGCAAGTGTATTACACCTTCCGCAGAATTGGTGAGACAAG GATCTGGGATGCCATCCTTGGGGTTTTCTGCCTGATATTCCTTGTGGGATTGCAACAAATGAAGAAGGGAATCCCTAGGATCCACCAGATGGAAAGGTTGTATGTCAGAGCCAGTCATCTTATAGTCTGGACAGCAACAACAG CCCGTAATGCTCTTGTGGTCTTGTTTGCTGGTCTTGTGGCTTATTCCTTCCAAGTGACTGGATTCCAGCCATTCACTCTCACAGGAGCCACACCCCAAGGACTGCCTCCATTCCAGCCACCAATGTTCTCCAAAGTCACTCCCAATGGGACAATTTCCTTTCAAGAGATGGTGCAG gcAATGGGTGCTGGCCTGGCTGTGGTGCCTCTTATGGGACTGCTAGAGACAGTGGCTATTGCAAAAGCATTCG cTTCTCAGCATAACTACCAAATTGATCCTAACCAGGAGCTCTTAGCTATGG GTTTCACCAACCTTTTAGGATCCTTTGTCTTATCCTACCCTGTAACAGGGAGCTTTGGACG AACAGCACTGAATGCACAAACAGGTGTGTGCACCCCTGCAGGGGGATTGATCACAG GAGCTCTGGTGTTACTGTCTCTTGCCTACCTTACTTCTCTCTTCTACTACATTCCCAAGGCAGCGCTGGCTGCTGTCATCATCTGTGCTGTGGCTCCCATGTTTGATGCCAAGATCTTCCACACATTATGGCAGGTCAAAA ggCTGGACCTAGTGCCACTGTGTGTGACATTCTTGCTGTGCTTCTGGGAGGTGCAGTATGGCATTATAGCAGGAGTGCTGGTATCTGGCATTCTCCTGCTCTATCCCCTTGCCAGGCCACAGATAAAG GTCTTAGAACATGAGGCATTATTCATACAGCCTGCCAGTGGCCTCTATTTCCCTGCAATTGAGTTTCTCCGGGATACTGTACAGAAACAGGCCCTATCAG AGCCTCGACTGCGCAGTGTTATCTTGGACTGCACCCATGTCAGCAGCATTGACTACACTGTTGTATTGGGCTTGTCTGAGCTGCTCCATGAGTTCCAGCGCAGGAGACTCTCCCTGGCCTTTGTTGGCTTGCAG TCTCATGTTCTCCAGGTCTTGCTGGCTGCTGATCTGGAAGGTTTCTATAATTTTCCCAGCCTCAAGGATGCAG agaagagTATCGAAGAGGAACTGTGCAATGCCAGTGATATCTTGTTTAATGATGGCAGTGAAAGCATATTGCCAACATCAGGGATCATCCAGTGA
- the SLC26A11 gene encoding sodium-independent sulfate anion transporter isoform X3 translates to MGCFVYCFLGTSKDVTLGPTAIMSLLVSSYAFHDPTYAILLAFLSGCIQLAMGLLHLGFLLDFISYPVIKGFTSAAAVTIGFNQVKTLLGLQNIPRQFVLQVYYTFRRIGETRIWDAILGVFCLIFLVGLQQMKKGIPRIHQMERLYVRASHLIVWTATTARNALVVLFAGLVAYSFQVTGFQPFTLTGATPQGLPPFQPPMFSKVTPNGTISFQEMVQAMGAGLAVVPLMGLLETVAIAKAFASQHNYQIDPNQELLAMGFTNLLGSFVLSYPVTGSFGRTALNAQTGVCTPAGGLITGALVLLSLAYLTSLFYYIPKAALAAVIICAVAPMFDAKIFHTLWQVKRLDLVPLCVTFLLCFWEVQYGIIAGVLVSGILLLYPLARPQIKVLEHEALFIQPASGLYFPAIEFLRDTVQKQALSEPRLRSVILDCTHVSSIDYTVVLGLSELLHEFQRRRLSLAFVGLQSHVLQVLLAADLEGFYNFPSLKDAEKSIEEELCNASDILFNDGSESILPTSGIIQ, encoded by the exons ATGGGCTGCTTCGTCTACTGCTTTTTGGGCACCTCAAAAGATGTAACACTGGGACCCACAGCTATCATGTCACTATTGGTCTCATCATATGCATTCCATGACCCCACTTATGCCATCCTGcttgctttcctctcaggctgcatccagttGGCTATGGGGCTACTGCATCTAG GTTTCCTCTTGGACTTTATCTCTTACCCTGTTATTAAAGGGTTCACTTCagctgctgcagtcaccattGGCTTCAACCAGGTCAAG aCACTCCTAGGCTTACAGAACATCCCACGACAGTTTGTCCTGCAAGTGTATTACACCTTCCGCAGAATTGGTGAGACAAG GATCTGGGATGCCATCCTTGGGGTTTTCTGCCTGATATTCCTTGTGGGATTGCAACAAATGAAGAAGGGAATCCCTAGGATCCACCAGATGGAAAGGTTGTATGTCAGAGCCAGTCATCTTATAGTCTGGACAGCAACAACAG CCCGTAATGCTCTTGTGGTCTTGTTTGCTGGTCTTGTGGCTTATTCCTTCCAAGTGACTGGATTCCAGCCATTCACTCTCACAGGAGCCACACCCCAAGGACTGCCTCCATTCCAGCCACCAATGTTCTCCAAAGTCACTCCCAATGGGACAATTTCCTTTCAAGAGATGGTGCAG gcAATGGGTGCTGGCCTGGCTGTGGTGCCTCTTATGGGACTGCTAGAGACAGTGGCTATTGCAAAAGCATTCG cTTCTCAGCATAACTACCAAATTGATCCTAACCAGGAGCTCTTAGCTATGG GTTTCACCAACCTTTTAGGATCCTTTGTCTTATCCTACCCTGTAACAGGGAGCTTTGGACG AACAGCACTGAATGCACAAACAGGTGTGTGCACCCCTGCAGGGGGATTGATCACAG GAGCTCTGGTGTTACTGTCTCTTGCCTACCTTACTTCTCTCTTCTACTACATTCCCAAGGCAGCGCTGGCTGCTGTCATCATCTGTGCTGTGGCTCCCATGTTTGATGCCAAGATCTTCCACACATTATGGCAGGTCAAAA ggCTGGACCTAGTGCCACTGTGTGTGACATTCTTGCTGTGCTTCTGGGAGGTGCAGTATGGCATTATAGCAGGAGTGCTGGTATCTGGCATTCTCCTGCTCTATCCCCTTGCCAGGCCACAGATAAAG GTCTTAGAACATGAGGCATTATTCATACAGCCTGCCAGTGGCCTCTATTTCCCTGCAATTGAGTTTCTCCGGGATACTGTACAGAAACAGGCCCTATCAG AGCCTCGACTGCGCAGTGTTATCTTGGACTGCACCCATGTCAGCAGCATTGACTACACTGTTGTATTGGGCTTGTCTGAGCTGCTCCATGAGTTCCAGCGCAGGAGACTCTCCCTGGCCTTTGTTGGCTTGCAG TCTCATGTTCTCCAGGTCTTGCTGGCTGCTGATCTGGAAGGTTTCTATAATTTTCCCAGCCTCAAGGATGCAG agaagagTATCGAAGAGGAACTGTGCAATGCCAGTGATATCTTGTTTAATGATGGCAGTGAAAGCATATTGCCAACATCAGGGATCATCCAGTGA